One genomic region from Bacteroidota bacterium encodes:
- a CDS encoding site-specific DNA-methyltransferase — translation MKNGKHKKFPDDFVNKIVCGDCLETMRQMPDNCVDLAVTSPPYNLKNSTGNGMSANTKTGKWAGNALQNGYSHYSDNIPNEEYAEWQHNCLKEMYRLIKDDGAIFYNHKWRVQDGVIQDRKDIIRDLPVRQIIIWRRKGGINFNPGYFLPTYEVIYFIPKPNFKLASKANAFGDVWEFTQEMKNEHPAPFPVALIDRIISSTTAQTILDPFSGSGTTAIVALGLKRNYIGIELSPDYCEMSEKRIARNKRESELLRFKSATLFQETE, via the coding sequence ATGAAAAATGGAAAGCATAAAAAGTTCCCTGACGACTTTGTAAATAAAATTGTCTGCGGTGACTGCCTTGAGACAATGCGTCAAATGCCGGACAACTGCGTAGACCTTGCAGTTACATCTCCGCCTTACAACTTAAAAAACTCAACCGGAAATGGAATGAGCGCAAACACTAAAACAGGTAAGTGGGCTGGCAACGCATTGCAAAACGGGTACAGCCATTACAGCGACAACATTCCCAATGAGGAGTATGCAGAGTGGCAACACAATTGCTTAAAAGAAATGTATCGCCTTATCAAAGACGATGGAGCAATTTTTTACAATCACAAATGGCGCGTTCAGGACGGAGTAATTCAAGACCGCAAAGACATTATCAGAGATTTACCTGTTAGACAAATTATCATTTGGCGTAGAAAAGGCGGTATCAATTTTAACCCCGGTTATTTCTTGCCGACATACGAAGTGATTTATTTTATTCCAAAACCAAACTTCAAACTTGCTTCAAAGGCTAACGCCTTTGGTGATGTTTGGGAGTTTACTCAGGAAATGAAAAATGAGCATCCTGCACCTTTTCCGGTTGCGCTCATTGACAGAATTATTTCTTCAACAACTGCGCAGACAATTTTAGACCCTTTCTCTGGTAGCGGGACAACTGCAATCGTTGCCTTAGGACTTAAACGCAATTATATTGGCATTGAACTCTCACCGGACTATTGCGAAATGTCAGAAAAAAGAATTGCAAGAAATAAAAGAGAAAGTGAACTTTTAAGATTTAAATCCGCTACCCTTTTTCAAGAAACAGAATGA